A stretch of DNA from Vulcanisaeta thermophila:
TGAAGAGTAGGGTTAGGACCTTCATAACCAGCCCCTGGTCCCCCGAGGGCACGTACGTGGTCAATGACTGTGTTAGGTACCCCAAGGTGGTTTCAGTTAAGGGGCTTGGTGATGGGGCCGCGCTGGTTTCAGTGATTGGTTGTGTAATGGATGAGGAGGAGTATAAGGGTGAGGTTATGGAGTTGATGATGGGTTACGAACCACTGAACGTTGTGGAGTTGAGCCGCGATGTGGTGTCCGTGAGGGTTAGGGAGTGGGATGTTGGTGTTAAGCTTGCCAGGGAGCTACACTCATGGGTGAGAAGATGGATCGCATAAAGGTATCCATACTGGGGGCCACGGGACTCGTGGGGCAGTGGATGGTTAAGCTGCTGGAGAACCACCCATTCATAGACGTGGTCCATCTATCAGCATCGCCGGGGAAGATTGGTAGGAAGTATGGCGAGGTTGTTCACTGGTTCATACCAGGTGATGTGCCTGAGTATGCCAGGGACATAACCCTGGTATCCACGGAGCCGAGGGACCATAAGGATGTGGATGTGGTGCTATCGGCATTACCCAACGAGGTGGCCCTACCCGTGGAGCAGGCATTACTAAGCAGTGGGTTGAACGTGATATCGAACGCATCGCCGGAGAGGATGAATCCCAAGGTTCCGTTGATAAACCCCGAGGTTAATTGGGACCACCTAAACATCCTAAGGGAGGTTAAGGGTAACTGGTTCGTTAAGAACCCCAACTGCACCGCGGCAATTATATCCATGCCCCTGAAGCCCATCCAGGACTTGGTGAAGGAGCTCCACATAGTGACCCTGCAGGCGGTCTCCGGCGCTGGTTACCTCGGGTTGTCATACTTAGCCATTGATGGTAATGTAATACCCTTCATAAAGGGTGAGGAGGAGAAGATAGATGCTGAGCTGAATAAAATGCTGGGTAAGCTAGACGGTGGGTCTTACAAACCCTGGGGCGTTAATGTGTATGTGACCACGACCAGGGTCCCCGTTAAGTACGGGCACATGGCCATTATACACGCAGTGCTTAAGGACAATGCCAACGTGGATGTTAAGGAAATAACACGGAGGCTGGTTAGCTTCAGGTCACTGCCCCAGGAGAGGGAACTACCCACGGCGCCCAGGGAACCCATAAAGGTCATTGATAGGGTGGATGCACCCCAACCCATGAAGGACCTGGACCCAATGGCAGTTAGTGTGGGTAGGATTCAGTTAAGGAATAATGTGCTTAGGCTCATAGCCCTGGGCGATAACCTGGTCAGGGGCGCCGCTGGGATAACAATACTGACCCTGGAGACCATGAGGGCCATGAACTTAATATGACCATTTTAATATTTTAAAATTTAATATTTTAAAATGCGGTTTACTTAAGCCCCCTGTAGACCTCCCTCCCAGTATCAGTTATGTAAATAACAGTAGTATAGCCCAGCATCTCAGTCCTAACTAGACCCTTATCCTCAAGTTTATAGATCACATCCATGGCATCCGTGGGAGTGAGACCGCTCCTCCTCAGGCCCTCACTAATATCCTCAAGGGTGACCCTGTCCTGCCCACGCTTATCACAAGCATCCCCAATGATCCTGAGGACCAGCTTCTCCCTATCACTTAACTCCGCGGGCATACAGTGATTAATTAAAACCTAAATAAATGCCTTATTTAACGTGACAAGTGAAATATTAATTCACGTGATGTATTCAAATTAATTTATAAGGATTAATTAGGCAGTAAAACAATATTATTAAATAAATTAGTTATTGGGGCTTAACCACGTAGTAAAGCTCATTCCTCACCTCATAACCAAACTTATTAAGTACGCCCCAGGCAGCCAGTACCCCAGTGGCTGCCGCTACGTTTATGCCCCTCGATAGGCCAGCGCCATCGCCTGCGGCGAATATCCCATCCACTGTTGTTTCCATGAGCCTATTAACCACGGCCCTCATACTATAGTACTTAATCTCCGGCGCGTAGAGTAGTGTATACTTGGATGCCAATCCAGGTATTACGTTATCCACCTTGTGAATAAACTCCAGTAGGTCGTCGAGGACCCTGTGGGGTAGCGCCATGCCTATGTCACCTGGGGTTACGTTCTTGAGCGTGGGCTCCACAATACTCCTCCTAATCCTATCCCAGGTGCTCCTCCTACCATCCTCTAAATCACCCAACCTCTGAATAATGGGCCTGCCACCACCGAGCTTCGTGGCCAGCCTGGCAATGGACTTTCCATACTCAATGGTGTCCTCCAGGGGGTCCGTGAGCCTTATTGAAGCCAGGATTGCGAAGTTGGTATTTGGACTGGCCTTGTTTGTGTATGTTTCGCCGTTAACCCCCACGGTTCCGTCCTCATATCTCTCTAGGACCACGAAGCCCCCTGGGTTTGTGCAGAATGTCCTTACCTTGTCATCGTGGGATTTGGTGTACATGATGATCTTCGGGTCCATGTAGAGGTTGGTTACTGGGTCCATAACGTACTTGGGAACCTCAACCCTAACACCCACGTCCAGTGGGTTGGGCACGAGCTCAATACCGAGCCTCCTGGCCTCATCCCTAAACCACTCGGCCCCAGCCCTGCCGGGGGCTATAACCACAGTCTTAGCCTCAATGACGCCCCTCCTACCCCTTAGGACGAATACGTTACCCTCCCTATCGATCCTATCCACTGGGAACCCCGTGATTATGTCCACGCCAGAGGTCTCCAGGTAATTCGTCAACCTGTCAATAACCAGGACCGACCCGTCAGTCCCCATGTGCCTCTGCCTAATGGGTATTAATTGGGCACCAACCCTCGCAAGGGTCCTTTGGTACTCCTCAAACCCTGGCCCCTTGGGTTCGAAAACCCTGTCCCTTGGGGCTCCGAAGGATAGGAAGACCTTGTCAATGTACTCAATGAGCTTCATTGCGGAGTCCCAACTACCCAGTAATTCATGAAGGTCACCACCCACGTCCGGCCTTAGGTTAATGAGTCCGTCACTGAAGGTTCCGGCGCCTCCAATACCGTGGGTTATGTGGCATGGCACGCATACGCACCTCCCAACCTTACTAAGTGGGCAGTGTCTTTGGCGAACTTTATAGCCCTTGTCTATCAGCGCCACCCTTAGGTTTGAGGTGTTAGTGACTAGTTCGTACGCTGTGAATAGGCCCGCGGGGCCAGCGCCTATTATTGCCACGTCGTAGGTCATGGGCCCATCACCTCCCTCCTCATGTCCACCATGTCCAGGGAATCCTCACCAGTGCCTATGAGGGTCACGGGGACCTTCAACGCCTCACTCAATTCCTCAACCCACCTCCTAGCCTCGGGTGGTAAATCAACCCACCTCCTCTTACCCCTGGCCCCTGGAAACAGGGCATCGAGTTTCGTAATGGCTATCTGCGTGGGCCTATTGAGCATCACAGCCCTCCTGGCCAGGTCTAGGTTGAACGGCGCGGCCCTCCTGGGCCTCCCGGTCACGGTCCCCCTCTCAACCCAACCCCTGGCCACAACCTCCTCAGGACTTAACTCACCAGGTAATTCACCAGCACCGACCCTGGTCACGTAGGACTTGAACACGAGGATTATATCATCAACACGCCTAGGGCTAACACCCACCTCACTAAGGATCCCGGCAGCCGTGGTGTCGCGGCTAGTGACGTACGGGTACGTGCCATGGTACAGGCTCAGGAAGGTCCCCTGGGTACCCTCAACAACCACCAAACCTCCCCTATCAAGCTCCTCATTGACGGCCAGGGGTACGTCAGTTATTAAGCCACGAAGCTCCTGAAAATCCCTAGCGAGCCTGAGCCTCCTCATGACCCTGTCCATGGTAGCCGCGCCCACGCCCTGCCCCGTGGAGCCTATGGTCCTCATCAGGTACTCATCACTACGTTCCCTCTCCACGTGGGCGTCCTCAATGACTCCCGTTCTCTCATCAACCCAAACCCTACCCCTGGAATTGGTCTCTTCAACCTCCCTAAGAAATACATCGATCTTGAGCAGGGCGCCGGGGGCAATCATTAACTTGGTACTTTGGTTTACGAAGCATGAGGGTATGATCCTGACCTTCCAGGTCCTGCCGTTGTAGGTAACGGTATGCCCAGCGTTTATGGAGCCCGTCCTAACGCAAATACTGGGTTTATCACTAAGCCCTAGGTATGAAACCACCTTCCCCTTACCCTCATCACCAAACTGACCACCAACAACAAGGGTTAACGGCACTTTTTAATCACTAAGACTCACCCACTTATAAACATTATTATTAATCAATAATAATCATACATGTGGAATCCACGAAGCAACCAATGGGTGGGTGCCCATTGAATAACCAGTAATTGAATGATTAATTACCCATCAATGCTTAATAAGCACCTCACCCTAACCATCTGGATGCTCACTTATGGAGAGTTATACGTGATCGCTGTTCTACTACTATCCACAGTACTACTGCTTACCAGGGTTGTTCGGTACGACGTGGTTGGTCTACTAACAATGATCCTGCTGGTAATTGGCGGTATAGTCCCCGTGACAAGGGCCCTTGACTACTTCGGCTCCACGGTGGTCATAGTCCTCATTAGCATAATGATTATAAGTAGAACGCTGGAGGAATCGGGCTTCCTGGACAAGCTAGCCGATGCCATGATCAGGGCATTGGGGAGTGAGGTTTTGATAGTGATCCTGACGCTCCTGCTGGTGGCCCTGGTCTCTGGCTTCATGAGTGATGTGGCCCTGGTCGCCATATTCATACCCTTCATGTACGCCCTATCCAAGTCCTTCAATAAGAAGCTCTCCAAGTACTTAATACCGCTCTCCTACTCCGCAATAATCGGTGGTAGGTACACCATAATAGGCACCAGCACAAACCTCATAATCAACCAGCTTTGGTATGATAGGTACCATCAATACCTATCCCTATTTCAATTCCTACCCGTGGGACTGGGCATAGTGCTCACAAGCATACCGGTACTACTGCTGATACACCACGTGATGCCGTCTAGGGAGGCCGTGGTAACGAGCATAGAGGACCTAAGGACTAGTGAGTACCTGGTTGAGGCGAGGGTTGGCGATGATTGTGAGTGGGTTGGGCTTAGTAAGGCTGAGGTGGAGCGTAGGTACCACGTTAAGATAAGGTCAGTACTACCCAGGAGGCTCGCCAGGTCCAGCGTGATAAGGAGTGGGATGACCCTGATAGTACAGGTAAGTGCGGACACACTAACAAGGTTATCGTCAATAAAGGGACTAAGGATAGTGACGGAGCAGGGGGAATTACCCAGTAATGCGGAGGTGGTAGAGGCCATGGTCACCGGGAACTCAGGGCTCGTGGGGTACTCACTGGATGATGTGGATGCAGAGAGCAAGTACGGAATAACAATACTGGGGCTATCCCTCGGGGGTAGGAGGGTACTGGGTAGGATAAGGCACATAACCCTGAGGCCAGGGGACTCACTACTAATAATTGGTGAGGAGGAGAGGGTGGCCAGGTTCCTCAGTGATTATGGACTCATGCCCCTAAGGGGCGGGGGCGTTAGGATATTCAACGTTAAGAAAGGCGTGGGAGCCATAGCGGCACTGGCCTTCGCAACAACGGCATCACTCCTGGGCTTAAACATAGCCCTCGCCTTCCTAATACCCACGCTGGCTTTGGTGGTGAGCAACGTGGTGAATTACAGGAGGGTTTACCAATACGTTGATTGGCCAGTCATAGTATTCATAGCCACATACCTATCACTTGGCTATGCTGTGGAGACCTCGGGGCTTTCGGCACTCATGGCCAGGGTACTTCCCGAATCACCCATAATACTCTTCCTCATAACAGCATTAATCGCTAACTTCGTGAACAATGTGACGGCGGCGGTGGTAATGACACCCATAGCCCTGCTATACCCAAACCCCCTGGCCGCCGTGACCATAGTGGCCATGGCATCCTCAAGCACATTCCTAACACCCTACTCCCACCCAGCAAACCTAATGGTTCTGGGCCCCGGGAATTACAGGGTCAGGGATTACCTAATGGCAGGGGCCCTTGTAATGCTTGTGGTGCTCACGGTGACGCTGTACCTAACGCACTCACTCCACCTCCAGTTAGGGATGCAATTGGCATAAAGGCTTTTTAGGGCCCATCCCCAGGGCTTGTGTATGAAGAATAGTGAGAAGAGGAGTTCGATTAATGAGGAGGGGGTGTTGAAGGAGTCCCTGGCGTATATCCCCCAAAGGCCATTAGGAAGGAGAAGACCACGTTGTAGGTGGCTATGTTGAGGACCGCGGTTGTTGTTCTCAGCGAACTCCCTATCAATTTTAATGGGTAGCTTATTGGCAATGTACTCCGTAGAGCCTACGGGCTTTTCCTAGCCAACCTAATACCGGCGTTGTACGCGTTTATGAAGAATTGTGTGTCACCATTACCTAGTTATCCCTCAATAACGCCACCCCTCCTACCAACCCAAACCCCATTGTTAATCAATAACGGCAATACACAAACACGTAATCAACCGCTTATAAGGAGGCCGTATAGCCCCAACGTA
This window harbors:
- the asd gene encoding aspartate-semialdehyde dehydrogenase encodes the protein MDRIKVSILGATGLVGQWMVKLLENHPFIDVVHLSASPGKIGRKYGEVVHWFIPGDVPEYARDITLVSTEPRDHKDVDVVLSALPNEVALPVEQALLSSGLNVISNASPERMNPKVPLINPEVNWDHLNILREVKGNWFVKNPNCTAAIISMPLKPIQDLVKELHIVTLQAVSGAGYLGLSYLAIDGNVIPFIKGEEEKIDAELNKMLGKLDGGSYKPWGVNVYVTTTRVPVKYGHMAIIHAVLKDNANVDVKEITRRLVSFRSLPQERELPTAPREPIKVIDRVDAPQPMKDLDPMAVSVGRIQLRNNVLRLIALGDNLVRGAAGITILTLETMRAMNLI
- a CDS encoding MarR family transcriptional regulator — protein: MPAELSDREKLVLRIIGDACDKRGQDRVTLEDISEGLRRSGLTPTDAMDVIYKLEDKGLVRTEMLGYTTVIYITDTGREVYRGLK
- a CDS encoding NAD(P)/FAD-dependent oxidoreductase; the encoded protein is MTYDVAIIGAGPAGLFTAYELVTNTSNLRVALIDKGYKVRQRHCPLSKVGRCVCVPCHITHGIGGAGTFSDGLINLRPDVGGDLHELLGSWDSAMKLIEYIDKVFLSFGAPRDRVFEPKGPGFEEYQRTLARVGAQLIPIRQRHMGTDGSVLVIDRLTNYLETSGVDIITGFPVDRIDREGNVFVLRGRRGVIEAKTVVIAPGRAGAEWFRDEARRLGIELVPNPLDVGVRVEVPKYVMDPVTNLYMDPKIIMYTKSHDDKVRTFCTNPGGFVVLERYEDGTVGVNGETYTNKASPNTNFAILASIRLTDPLEDTIEYGKSIARLATKLGGGRPIIQRLGDLEDGRRSTWDRIRRSIVEPTLKNVTPGDIGMALPHRVLDDLLEFIHKVDNVIPGLASKYTLLYAPEIKYYSMRAVVNRLMETTVDGIFAAGDGAGLSRGINVAAATGVLAAWGVLNKFGYEVRNELYYVVKPQ
- a CDS encoding adenylosuccinate synthetase encodes the protein MPLTLVVGGQFGDEGKGKVVSYLGLSDKPSICVRTGSINAGHTVTYNGRTWKVRIIPSCFVNQSTKLMIAPGALLKIDVFLREVEETNSRGRVWVDERTGVIEDAHVERERSDEYLMRTIGSTGQGVGAATMDRVMRRLRLARDFQELRGLITDVPLAVNEELDRGGLVVVEGTQGTFLSLYHGTYPYVTSRDTTAAGILSEVGVSPRRVDDIILVFKSYVTRVGAGELPGELSPEEVVARGWVERGTVTGRPRRAAPFNLDLARRAVMLNRPTQIAITKLDALFPGARGKRRWVDLPPEARRWVEELSEALKVPVTLIGTGEDSLDMVDMRREVMGP
- a CDS encoding SLC13 family permease, encoding MLTYGELYVIAVLLLSTVLLLTRVVRYDVVGLLTMILLVIGGIVPVTRALDYFGSTVVIVLISIMIISRTLEESGFLDKLADAMIRALGSEVLIVILTLLLVALVSGFMSDVALVAIFIPFMYALSKSFNKKLSKYLIPLSYSAIIGGRYTIIGTSTNLIINQLWYDRYHQYLSLFQFLPVGLGIVLTSIPVLLLIHHVMPSREAVVTSIEDLRTSEYLVEARVGDDCEWVGLSKAEVERRYHVKIRSVLPRRLARSSVIRSGMTLIVQVSADTLTRLSSIKGLRIVTEQGELPSNAEVVEAMVTGNSGLVGYSLDDVDAESKYGITILGLSLGGRRVLGRIRHITLRPGDSLLIIGEEERVARFLSDYGLMPLRGGGVRIFNVKKGVGAIAALAFATTASLLGLNIALAFLIPTLALVVSNVVNYRRVYQYVDWPVIVFIATYLSLGYAVETSGLSALMARVLPESPIILFLITALIANFVNNVTAAVVMTPIALLYPNPLAAVTIVAMASSSTFLTPYSHPANLMVLGPGNYRVRDYLMAGALVMLVVLTVTLYLTHSLHLQLGMQLA